A region from the Leptospirillum ferriphilum ML-04 genome encodes:
- a CDS encoding aspartate kinase, producing MALIVQKFGGTSVGSIERIKNVAHIIRSTVEKGDRVVAVVSAMSGETDRLVRLAHELASEPHEREMDMLLSSGERVTSALLSIALNESGLPAQSMTGRQVGIRTDSVHTKARIASISSERLVEVLSQGKVPIVAGFQGISAEENVTTLGRGGSDTTAVALAVAIKADRCDIYTDVTGVFTADPNLVPNARKLDQISYEEMLELASLGAKVLQTRSVEFAMKYRMPVRVRSTFVPEDEGTLVTAEEKRMEHIVVSGITLDKNQAKITVQDVPDKPGLAARMFDTISNQSIVVDMIVQNVGQDGLTDISFTVPRSDARKAQRLATEVAASIGAGEVRIKENIVKISIVGVGMRSHSGVAARMFSSLAREGINILMISTSEIKISCLIDEKYSELSVRALHAEFQPETRGVTHEG from the coding sequence ATGGCCTTGATCGTTCAAAAATTCGGAGGCACATCGGTCGGTTCGATCGAACGGATCAAAAATGTTGCCCACATCATCCGCTCGACTGTGGAAAAAGGGGACAGGGTTGTGGCCGTGGTCTCAGCCATGAGCGGAGAAACCGATCGACTGGTCCGCCTGGCCCACGAACTGGCATCTGAGCCCCACGAGCGAGAAATGGACATGCTCCTCTCCTCCGGAGAGCGCGTCACAAGCGCCCTCCTGTCCATTGCGCTCAACGAGTCTGGTCTTCCCGCCCAGTCCATGACGGGCCGTCAAGTGGGGATCCGGACAGACAGCGTTCACACGAAAGCGAGAATCGCGAGCATCTCTTCCGAAAGGCTCGTAGAGGTCCTTTCCCAGGGAAAGGTCCCGATTGTGGCAGGCTTCCAGGGGATTTCCGCGGAAGAAAACGTCACGACCCTGGGGCGCGGGGGATCCGACACGACAGCGGTGGCCCTGGCTGTTGCCATCAAGGCGGACCGATGTGATATCTACACGGATGTAACGGGAGTCTTTACCGCAGATCCGAATCTGGTTCCAAATGCACGAAAACTGGACCAGATCTCCTATGAGGAAATGCTGGAACTGGCCTCTCTGGGAGCCAAGGTGCTCCAGACGCGTTCCGTGGAATTCGCCATGAAATACAGGATGCCCGTGCGGGTCCGCTCGACCTTCGTTCCCGAAGACGAGGGGACTCTGGTCACGGCGGAGGAAAAAAGGATGGAACATATTGTCGTCTCCGGGATTACTCTCGACAAGAATCAGGCAAAGATCACGGTTCAGGATGTTCCGGATAAACCGGGTCTGGCCGCCCGGATGTTCGACACCATCTCGAATCAGTCGATCGTCGTGGATATGATTGTCCAGAACGTCGGACAGGATGGACTCACAGACATTTCTTTCACCGTTCCCCGGTCGGATGCCAGAAAAGCCCAGAGACTGGCGACGGAAGTGGCGGCATCGATCGGCGCCGGTGAAGTGCGGATCAAGGAAAACATCGTCAAGATTTCCATCGTGGGGGTGGGCATGCGCTCGCATTCCGGCGTCGCGGCGCGGATGTTTTCTTCTCTCGCCCGCGAAGGGATCAACATCCTCATGATCTCCACATCCGAAATCAAGATTTCCTGCCTGATCGACGAAAAGTATTCGGAACTGTCCGTTCGTGCCCTGCATGCCGAATTTCAGCCGGAAACCCGGGGGGTGACCCATGAAGGATGA
- the cimA gene encoding citramalate synthase, whose amino-acid sequence MKDDTGPRGAPVSPGSPENSQVFVYDTTLRDGSQSEDVQFTLEDKIRVAECLDQLGIDYIEGGWPGANPKDIEFFRRIREVSLTHSRISAFGSTRKSGNRTSEDAVLRALIDARTPVVTIFGKSWSLHVEDILGISRRANLEMIRESCDFLKQAGRELVYDAEHFFDGFRENPDFALETLRAAEEGGADWIILCDTNGGSMPWEVERALREVRHSIRTPLGIHAHNDSELAVANSLTAVRAGATQVHGTINGIGERCGNANLVSVIADLVLKLETSVTSARELSRLREVASFVFEIQNRPLPKNQPFVGESAFAHKAGVHVHAIRKNRRAYEHILPEAVGNTQRILLSEHSGRSNLAEKAREYGIPLDSGSPEAVKMLSTLKELEHEGYQFEGAEASFELLMRSASPEYVPYFEIDFFHVRMEQRKDIGEGLSEATIRVRVGDRTEHTAALGNGPVNALDNALRKALGTFYAGVNEITLLDYKVRVLAGAHGTASRVRVLIESSMDSRKWGTVGVSENVITASLLALKDSIVYGLLKSGTVPRG is encoded by the coding sequence ATGAAGGATGACACCGGACCCCGGGGGGCCCCTGTGTCTCCGGGTTCTCCGGAAAACAGCCAGGTGTTTGTCTATGATACGACCCTCCGGGACGGAAGCCAGTCGGAAGATGTGCAGTTCACCCTGGAAGACAAGATCCGCGTGGCCGAATGTCTTGACCAGCTGGGCATTGATTATATCGAAGGCGGATGGCCGGGCGCGAATCCGAAAGATATCGAGTTCTTCCGGAGAATCCGTGAGGTTTCCCTGACCCATTCCCGCATTTCGGCCTTCGGCAGCACCCGGAAGTCCGGGAACAGGACGTCGGAGGATGCCGTCCTTCGCGCCCTGATCGACGCCCGGACCCCGGTTGTGACCATTTTCGGAAAATCCTGGTCCCTGCACGTTGAAGACATTCTGGGTATCAGTCGTCGAGCCAACCTCGAGATGATCCGGGAAAGCTGCGATTTTTTGAAGCAGGCCGGTCGGGAGCTCGTGTATGATGCGGAGCATTTTTTCGATGGTTTCCGCGAGAATCCCGATTTTGCCCTGGAGACGCTCCGGGCGGCAGAAGAGGGTGGTGCGGACTGGATCATTTTGTGTGACACGAACGGGGGGTCTATGCCCTGGGAGGTTGAACGGGCGCTTCGGGAAGTCCGGCATTCCATCCGGACGCCTCTTGGCATTCACGCCCACAACGACAGCGAGCTAGCCGTTGCCAATTCCCTCACGGCTGTCCGGGCCGGTGCCACCCAGGTGCACGGGACGATCAACGGGATCGGAGAACGGTGCGGGAATGCCAACCTGGTTTCGGTGATCGCCGATCTGGTTTTGAAACTCGAAACGTCAGTCACCAGCGCCCGGGAGCTTTCCCGTCTGCGGGAAGTGGCCTCCTTCGTGTTCGAGATTCAGAACCGTCCTCTCCCCAAAAACCAGCCATTTGTCGGAGAGTCGGCTTTTGCCCACAAGGCGGGTGTCCATGTCCATGCGATTCGCAAAAACAGGCGGGCTTATGAACACATCTTGCCGGAAGCGGTTGGAAATACCCAGCGCATTCTGCTGTCCGAACATTCGGGGCGGAGCAATCTCGCCGAAAAGGCACGAGAATACGGAATTCCTCTGGACAGTGGCAGTCCGGAAGCCGTGAAGATGCTTTCCACCCTGAAAGAACTTGAGCACGAAGGCTATCAGTTTGAGGGAGCGGAAGCGTCCTTCGAACTTCTGATGCGCTCCGCTTCTCCGGAATACGTTCCGTATTTTGAGATCGACTTTTTTCATGTTCGCATGGAGCAGAGAAAAGACATCGGAGAAGGCCTGTCGGAGGCGACCATACGGGTTCGTGTCGGCGACAGGACAGAACATACCGCCGCTCTCGGAAACGGGCCGGTCAATGCGCTGGACAATGCGCTCCGGAAGGCTCTGGGGACTTTTTATGCCGGTGTCAACGAGATCACTCTTCTGGACTACAAGGTCCGCGTCCTGGCCGGGGCCCATGGGACCGCCTCCCGGGTCCGGGTTCTGATCGAGTCTTCCATGGACTCCCGAAAATGGGGGACGGTCGGAGTGTCGGAAAACGTGATTACGGCCAGTCTTCTGGCCTTGAAAGACAGCATCGTCTATGGACTTCTGAAGTCGGGAACCGTTCCCCGTGGGTGA
- the lpxA gene encoding acyl-ACP--UDP-N-acetylglucosamine O-acyltransferase, translating into MGDIRIHPTAILEGDVELGNDVTIGPYCVLRGPCRIGSRTVLFERVSIAPGVILGEDNRVHMGAVIGHEPQDHAYQGAITTTRIGNSNEIREYATIHRATKEGTETRIGDHNLLMAQSHVAHNCQLGDRVILANGALLAGHVIVENQVFVSGAVLIHQFVRIGRLSLLRGGARTSRDVPPFCIIDGTHTVRTLNRIGLRRAGYTSGEIGALRANFRKIFLNRSLDRALLSRLLSEGDVLTREMAKFILESKRGVCQSRVSIDKNAGSEYD; encoded by the coding sequence GTGGGTGATATCCGGATCCACCCGACAGCTATTCTGGAAGGTGATGTCGAACTGGGAAATGATGTGACGATCGGTCCGTATTGCGTTCTCCGGGGACCTTGCCGGATTGGAAGCAGGACTGTTCTTTTCGAACGGGTCTCGATCGCTCCGGGCGTCATTCTCGGCGAAGACAACCGAGTCCACATGGGAGCGGTCATCGGTCATGAACCCCAGGATCACGCCTACCAGGGGGCGATCACGACGACCCGGATTGGAAACAGCAATGAAATTCGGGAATATGCAACGATTCACCGGGCCACAAAAGAGGGGACGGAGACGCGCATAGGAGACCATAACCTTCTGATGGCGCAATCCCATGTGGCCCACAATTGCCAGCTTGGTGACAGAGTGATCCTCGCCAATGGCGCTCTTCTCGCGGGACATGTGATTGTGGAGAACCAGGTCTTCGTCTCCGGGGCCGTCCTGATTCATCAGTTTGTGCGTATCGGTCGCCTGTCCCTCTTAAGAGGGGGTGCCCGCACCAGTCGGGATGTTCCTCCCTTCTGTATCATTGACGGAACCCATACCGTGCGGACCCTGAACAGGATTGGCCTTCGCCGGGCCGGATATACCTCCGGAGAGATCGGTGCCCTGCGCGCAAATTTCCGGAAAATTTTCCTTAACCGGTCTCTGGACAGGGCTCTTCTCTCCCGCCTTCTGTCGGAAGGCGATGTCTTGACCCGGGAGATGGCAAAATTCATTCTGGAAAGCAAGCGTGGAGTCTGTCAGTCCCGCGTTTCCATTGACAAAAATGCAGGCAGTGAATATGATTGA
- a CDS encoding integration host factor subunit alpha: protein MKRLDIVQRILEKPEYSRYTAKFVGQIFDGILEEISATLENGEDVKITGFGTFIVRKINDRPGRNPKTGEPVLIPAHHTVLFHPSRSLLKASGKPEKK, encoded by the coding sequence ATGAAAAGACTCGACATTGTCCAGAGAATCCTCGAAAAACCGGAATACTCCCGCTACACAGCCAAATTCGTGGGACAGATCTTTGACGGAATCCTCGAAGAGATTTCTGCAACCCTGGAAAATGGGGAGGATGTCAAAATCACCGGATTCGGGACGTTTATTGTCAGGAAGATCAACGATCGTCCCGGGAGGAACCCCAAGACGGGCGAACCTGTTCTGATTCCCGCCCATCATACTGTTCTTTTTCACCCTTCCCGCTCCCTTTTGAAAGCGTCCGGGAAGCCTGAAAAAAAATAG
- a CDS encoding MerR family transcriptional regulator → MSSNLTFSHKYRIGEACRILGITPATLRHWEKVFPLLSPKKTRGGQREYSEEDLRFLGRVIELTHVDGRSLKGAKAILEGVTLPESPQWIGETLVDIRKALQLMKENDSEIGA, encoded by the coding sequence ATGAGCAGCAATCTCACTTTTTCCCATAAGTATCGGATTGGTGAAGCCTGTCGGATTCTGGGAATCACGCCAGCCACGTTGCGCCATTGGGAAAAAGTTTTTCCGTTGTTGTCCCCGAAAAAAACACGGGGAGGCCAGCGCGAATATTCCGAAGAGGATCTTCGTTTCCTGGGACGGGTGATTGAGCTGACCCATGTGGATGGCCGATCCCTGAAAGGAGCGAAGGCGATTCTTGAAGGTGTCACCCTTCCTGAAAGTCCCCAATGGATAGGGGAAACACTTGTCGATATTCGCAAGGCCCTGCAGCTCATGAAAGAGAATGATTCTGAAATCGGGGCGTAG
- the surE gene encoding 5'/3'-nucleotidase SurE → MIRPLILVSNDDGISSEGIRVLEEAVLPLGDVYVVAPDQERSAASHALTIHKPLRISQKDSRHYALNGTPTDCINFALYVILPRKPDLIVSGINHGSNLADDVTYSGTVSAAFEGSILGIPSIAFSLQMPEDQEKQAHFETALLHARQISEMYLSSPLDSSVLVSVNIPDRSPGEVRGVRVTHLGKRLINETNIIRKEDPRGRPYYWIGMGPKDYEPDEASDLHAIDHGFVSVTPLHLDLTHYPSLSRLREMERIPTPFADKAGPG, encoded by the coding sequence TTGATCAGACCCCTTATCCTTGTTTCCAATGATGACGGCATTTCTTCGGAAGGGATTCGTGTTCTGGAAGAAGCCGTTCTTCCACTCGGGGATGTTTATGTTGTGGCCCCCGATCAGGAACGTTCCGCTGCTTCGCATGCCCTGACGATTCACAAGCCTCTTCGCATTTCCCAGAAAGATTCCCGTCATTACGCCCTGAACGGCACGCCGACCGACTGTATCAATTTTGCCCTCTACGTCATCCTGCCCCGGAAGCCGGACCTCATTGTGTCCGGGATCAACCACGGGAGCAATCTCGCCGACGACGTGACCTATTCCGGGACCGTGTCGGCAGCCTTTGAAGGTTCGATTCTGGGAATCCCATCGATTGCCTTTTCCCTTCAGATGCCAGAAGACCAGGAAAAACAGGCTCATTTCGAAACGGCCCTCCTGCACGCCCGGCAGATTTCCGAAATGTATCTTTCTTCCCCCCTCGATTCTTCTGTTCTGGTGTCTGTCAATATTCCGGATCGCTCTCCCGGGGAAGTCCGGGGAGTGCGCGTTACGCACCTCGGAAAGCGTCTGATCAATGAGACGAACATCATCCGCAAGGAAGATCCGCGGGGACGCCCTTACTATTGGATCGGAATGGGTCCGAAGGATTATGAGCCGGATGAAGCGTCCGACCTCCACGCGATCGATCACGGATTTGTGTCGGTCACCCCCCTGCATCTGGATCTCACACATTACCCTTCCCTGTCCCGGCTGAGGGAGATGGAGCGCATCCCGACACCGTTTGCGGACAAAGCCGGACCGGGATGA
- the cysS gene encoding cysteine--tRNA ligase produces MNSGDSPTVSPAGFPSPVFRNTLTQKTEPLSPRIPGEVTMYVCGVTVYDDCHLGHARSQTVFDLLHRLLLRLGYRVRYVRNITDIDDKIIRKAQETGRTITEITDIYIDSFQRDMGRLGVLPPNKEPRATLYLEPMIRLIGTLLDKGFAYKKGNDVYFRVRKYESYGELSHQKLDELQAGARIAADEEKEDPLDFALWKGAKIGEPSYPAFFGEGRPGWHIECSAMSLSELGETIDIHGGGMDLMFPHHENERAQSECATGKRFVGIWIHNGFVTLNEEKMSKSLGNIFRIRTFFETSPFPEGVTREWLRAFLLSTHYGSPVDLTDENLAHAKNALDSLYLFKDRLDSVLGEVREGQMTREFLSALCRDMDTPVAFRVLHEAKNSLNPVLGSGGSLEEERLSDVRALFEVAKSTLGILTLPASEWVYGKGEKTGREESLLPEEVDRLVLEREKARREKDYARADGIRERLKKAGYLLEDNPGGLPRIRKI; encoded by the coding sequence TTGAACTCGGGTGATTCACCGACCGTTTCGCCGGCCGGATTCCCGTCTCCGGTTTTCCGGAACACCCTGACCCAGAAGACGGAACCATTGTCTCCCCGGATTCCGGGAGAGGTGACCATGTATGTCTGCGGCGTGACCGTCTATGACGACTGCCACCTTGGACACGCCCGGAGCCAGACGGTGTTCGATCTTCTCCACCGGCTGCTTCTTCGTCTCGGCTATCGGGTCCGGTACGTCCGGAACATTACGGATATCGATGACAAGATCATTCGCAAGGCCCAGGAAACAGGGAGGACGATCACAGAAATCACCGACATCTATATCGATTCCTTCCAGCGGGACATGGGCCGGCTGGGAGTCCTCCCTCCGAACAAGGAACCCCGTGCGACACTCTACCTGGAGCCCATGATCCGGCTGATCGGAACGCTTCTCGACAAAGGATTCGCCTACAAGAAGGGAAACGACGTCTATTTCCGGGTCCGAAAATACGAGTCCTACGGGGAGCTCTCTCATCAGAAGCTTGATGAATTGCAGGCCGGCGCCCGCATCGCAGCAGACGAGGAGAAGGAGGATCCTCTGGATTTTGCTCTCTGGAAAGGAGCGAAAATCGGAGAACCTTCTTATCCGGCATTTTTTGGAGAGGGGCGCCCCGGATGGCACATCGAATGCTCCGCCATGTCCCTCTCCGAACTTGGCGAGACGATCGACATTCATGGCGGAGGAATGGATCTCATGTTTCCGCATCATGAAAACGAGCGGGCCCAGAGCGAATGCGCCACCGGGAAACGGTTTGTCGGCATCTGGATTCACAACGGATTTGTGACTCTGAACGAAGAAAAAATGTCGAAATCCCTGGGGAATATTTTCCGGATCCGGACGTTCTTCGAAACCTCTCCGTTTCCGGAAGGCGTGACGCGCGAATGGCTCAGGGCCTTTCTTCTTTCAACCCATTACGGCTCTCCCGTCGACCTGACCGACGAAAATCTCGCGCATGCCAAAAATGCACTGGACAGCCTCTACCTCTTTAAAGACCGGCTGGATTCCGTTTTGGGGGAAGTCCGGGAGGGACAGATGACGCGGGAATTTCTGTCTGCACTGTGTCGTGACATGGATACCCCCGTTGCTTTCCGGGTGCTTCACGAAGCCAAGAATAGCCTGAATCCTGTTCTGGGATCGGGGGGGAGCCTCGAGGAGGAACGACTTTCCGATGTCCGGGCTCTTTTCGAGGTCGCCAAAAGCACCCTGGGCATTCTCACCCTGCCGGCCTCCGAATGGGTTTACGGAAAAGGGGAAAAGACCGGTCGGGAAGAATCTCTTCTCCCGGAAGAGGTGGACCGTCTGGTTCTTGAACGGGAAAAGGCCCGACGGGAAAAAGACTACGCCCGGGCCGACGGGATCCGGGAACGGCTGAAAAAGGCCGGCTATCTTCTGGAAGACAACCCCGGAGGCCTGCCACGGATAAGGAAGATTTAG
- the rlmB gene encoding 23S rRNA (guanosine(2251)-2'-O)-methyltransferase RlmB, whose translation MGGLHAVLELIRSQPRRISRLYLKEDPRPDARRGEILKRAREAGIPVDFVPRASLDRMAPDLVHQGVYASLLPLPLLDLGEFLDGKDPLPSPLVAVDGVQDPRNLGALLRTCDAAGVQGVLLPKRRVAPLSPVCAKTSSGALFTIPLIRVGNLSQSLMYLRKRGYGVASLALGGSTAYRDPFPAPLVVVVGEEEKGVSRPVLQQSDWKVSLPMRGKVSSLNLSVALGIFLYAQSEDSC comes from the coding sequence ATCGGCGGTCTCCATGCGGTTCTCGAGCTGATACGGAGTCAGCCCCGCCGAATTTCCCGACTCTATCTGAAAGAAGATCCCCGTCCGGATGCACGTCGCGGGGAGATTCTGAAAAGGGCGCGGGAAGCCGGGATCCCGGTGGATTTTGTCCCCAGGGCATCTCTGGACCGCATGGCCCCCGATCTTGTTCACCAGGGAGTGTATGCGTCTCTCTTGCCCCTTCCTCTCCTGGATCTCGGGGAGTTTCTGGACGGGAAGGATCCCTTGCCCTCTCCCCTGGTCGCGGTGGACGGCGTTCAGGATCCCCGCAATCTGGGAGCTCTCCTGCGGACCTGCGACGCGGCGGGCGTGCAGGGTGTTCTACTCCCCAAAAGACGCGTGGCGCCTTTGTCCCCGGTCTGTGCGAAAACCTCTTCGGGGGCCCTTTTCACCATCCCCCTGATCCGTGTGGGAAACCTCTCCCAGTCCCTGATGTATCTGAGAAAACGGGGATACGGCGTCGCTTCTCTGGCCCTGGGAGGATCGACCGCCTACCGGGACCCGTTTCCGGCCCCTCTGGTCGTCGTGGTCGGCGAAGAGGAAAAAGGGGTGTCCCGCCCCGTTCTCCAGCAGTCCGACTGGAAGGTTTCACTCCCGATGCGGGGAAAGGTCTCCTCCCTGAACCTTTCCGTCGCTCTGGGTATTTTTCTCTATGCCCAGTCGGAGGATTCCTGCTGA
- a CDS encoding TlpA family protein disulfide reductase, whose product MNRSLSRTGRGSFFSFGIRLAAFASLFAILMLGEDQKGWGSGLPGVPEDLFQKMGFIVFDDREMAPDVTGPSVSGGNLDLGKLRGRWVLLNFWATWCVPCRQEIPTLVRLSRQIDGRKVVLLSVAMDTNPAKILHYLKKTPVDYPVLLGQESHVDGRYIGMGLPETYLIDPKGYLVGKAAGSRDWSGPASMHLFDALENSPSGMHSPRKDPS is encoded by the coding sequence TTGAATCGATCACTTTCCCGGACAGGCCGGGGATCATTTTTTTCTTTCGGGATTCGTCTGGCGGCCTTCGCCTCCCTTTTTGCCATCCTCATGCTGGGGGAAGACCAAAAGGGCTGGGGTTCCGGACTGCCGGGCGTTCCGGAAGATCTTTTCCAGAAGATGGGGTTTATTGTCTTTGATGACCGGGAGATGGCACCGGATGTGACAGGACCTTCGGTGTCCGGAGGAAACCTGGATTTGGGAAAACTGCGAGGACGATGGGTTCTTCTGAACTTCTGGGCCACCTGGTGTGTTCCCTGCCGCCAGGAAATCCCTACCCTTGTCCGTCTGTCCCGTCAAATAGACGGGAGGAAGGTTGTTCTTTTGAGCGTGGCGATGGACACCAATCCCGCAAAGATCCTCCATTATCTGAAAAAGACCCCGGTCGACTATCCGGTTCTCCTCGGGCAGGAAAGTCACGTGGACGGGCGTTACATCGGAATGGGGCTTCCGGAAACCTATCTGATCGATCCCAAAGGCTATCTGGTCGGGAAAGCGGCGGGGTCCCGGGACTGGTCCGGCCCTGCGTCCATGCACCTCTTTGATGCACTCGAAAACTCCCCCTCGGGAATGCATTCTCCCCGGAAGGACCCTTCATGA